Within the Roseicitreum antarcticum genome, the region GATTGGCCGGAAAAGGTGCGGCTGATGCAGAAGAACTGGATCGGCCAGTCGCGGGGGCTGCAATTCGCGTTTTCCACCGTGGACGCGCCCGAAGGGTTTGACCGGATCGAGGTATATACCACCCGCCCCGACACGCTGATGGGCGCGTCGTTTGTGGCCGTGTCGCCCGACCATCCGCTGGCCCGGCATCTGGAGCGGCACGACGCCGGGGTCGCCGCCTTTGTCGCCGATTGCCGGCGCACCGGCACGACCGAGGAAGCGTTGGAAAAGGCGGAAAAGCGCGGCCTGAACACCGGCCTGCGCGTGCGGCATCCCTTTGATACGGAATGGGAATTGCCGGTCTATATCGCGAATTTCATCTTGATGGATTACGGCACCGGCGCGATCTTCGGCGTGCCTGCCCATGACCAGCGGGATATGGATTTCGCGCGCAAGTATGATTTGCCGGTGCATGATGTGTTTCACGCGCAAGACGACGAAACCCCCGTGGACGGAACCGCCTTCGTGCCGCCAAAGACCGAGCCCGTGCGCTATATCCGTGGATTCGCGGGCGCCGAGGTGCAGACCGGGGCCGACGCGGTCGAGGCCGCGATCGCCTTTTGCGAGGAACGCGGCATCGGGCGCGGGGTGACGCAATATCGCCTGCGCGACTGGGGCCTGTCGCGGCAACGCTACTGGGGCTGTCCGATTCCTGTCGTGCATTGCGACACCTGCGGCGTGGTGCCAGAGCGTAAGAAAAACCTGCCCATCGCCCTGCCTTATGATGAGGACGGCGCGCCCATCGACTTCTCCATTCCCGGCAACCCGCTGGGTCGGCACCCGACATGGAGCCAATGCACCTGCCCGGAATGCGGCGCGCCCGCGCGGCGGGAAACCGACACGATGGATACGTTTGTCGATTCCAGCTGGTACTACGCCCGCTTCACCGCGCCCCGCGCCACCACGCCCACCGATCTGGCCGAGGCCGAATACTGGATGAACGTGGACCAGTATATCGGGGGGGTGGAACATGCGATTCTGCACCTGCTGTACTCGCGCTTCTTCGCCCGGGCGATGGCAAAGACCGGCCACCTGCCCGTCCGCGCGATCGAGCCGTTCAACGCGCTGTTCACGCAAGGGATGGTCACGCATGAAATCTATCTGACCCGCGACGCCAGTGGCCGCGCGGTCTATCACCTGCCTGAGGATGTGACCGACGGCAAACTGGCCGATGGGACGGCCGTCACCATCATCCCCTCCGCCAAAATGTCGAAATCGAAAAAGAACGTGGTGGACCCGGTGAATATCATCACCGCCTTCGGGGCCGATACCGCGCGCTGGTTCGTCATGTCCGACAGCCCGCCCGAACGCGACGTAGAATGGACCAGCGCGGGGGCCGAGGCCGCGTTCAAGCATTTGTCGCGCGTCTGGGCACTGGCTGACCGGATTGCGGCCATGCCCGCCGATACAGGTTCGGGCGACGAAGACCTGCTGCGCGCCATGCACCGCGCCATCGACAGCATCACGAAATCCATCGAAAGCTTCGCCTTCAACAAGGCGATTGCCGATCTCTACAGCCTGACCAACACGCTGTCGAAATCGCAGGCCGGGGCCGACACGCAGACCCATGTGATGCGCACGCTTTCGCAGTTGATGGCGCCCATGGTGCCGCATCTGGCCGAAGACATCTGGGCGCGGCTGGGCGGCGAAGGGTTGGCGGTGCAGGCCCCATGGCCGGTGGCCGACCCTGCGATGCTGGTGGCCGACACGCTGATCTTGCCGATCCAGATCAACGGCAAGCGGCGGTCGGAAATCACCGTGCCCGCCGAAGCCACCAAACAAGAGGTTGAAAAAATGGCTTTGGCAGATGATGCTGTGATCAAGGCGCTGGCCGGGGCCACGCCGAAAAAGCTGATCGTGGTGCCGGGGCGGATCGTGAATGTCGTTGTCTGATTCTCATGCCTTCGTCACGGGCCGCAGGGTCACCCGGCGCGCGGCATGTCTGCTGCTGACCGGCGCGGCGCTGGCGGCCTGCGGCTTCACCCCGGTGCATGCGCCCGGCGGTACGGGCGCGGCCCTGCGCGGTCAGGTGGCCGCTGCGGCCCCGCAGACCCGCGCGGATTTTGCCTTTGTCGCGGCGCTTGAGGACCGGCTGGGCCGCGCCACCGCGCCGCGCTATCAACTGGGATATACCATCATGCTGCGCCGCATCGGCGGCGCGGATGTCCGCGATCTGGGCGATACACGGTTTCAACTGGCCGGGACGCTGGACTATCGCCTGACCGAAACGGGCGGCGGCACGCAGGTGGCATCGGGCCGTGTGGACAGCACCGCCGCTTATTCCAGCACCAGCACCCAGTTGGCGACGCTTTCCGCCGCCGAGGATGCCGAGGCCCGGCTGATGCGCATTCTGGCCGACCAGCTGGTGCCCCGGCTGATGATCGCGCTGGACGGGCGCGCACCATGAGGGAACGTGTGATGCGTAACGCGGCAGGTTGCGCCTGCGCTGCCCCGCGCCTGGCGCTACGCCGCCCTTGGGTCAAACCGGCCCAACCATGACGGTGGCCCCCCTCATGAAACCAGCCTGCCCATGAAACTTACGGGCCGAGACGCCAGCCGCTATTTCGCCCAGCCCGACCCGAAACGCGCCGGGCTGTTGATTTTTGGCGCCGATGCAATGCGCGTCGCCCTGCGCCGGCAAGAAGTCATCAGCGCCCTGATCGGCCCCGAAGGCGACGCCGAGATGCGGCTGACCCGCCTGCAAGCAGGCGATCTGCGCCGGGACGCCGCCGCCGTGCATGACGCGGTAAAGGCGCAGGGCTTCTTTCCCGGCCCGCGCGTGGTCTTCGTCGAGGACGCGACCGACACGATCACCGACGCGCTGGCCGCTGCGCTGACCGATTGGGCGGCAGGCGATGCGCACATCGTCGTCACCGGCGGCGCGCTGAAAGCCACGTCTAAGCTGCGCAAGCTGTTCGAGGGCGCGCGCACCACTGTCGCCATCGGTCTCTACGACGACCCGCCCTCGCGCGAAGAGGTCGAGGCGACATTGCGCGACGCGGGCTTGCGCGACATCACGCCAGACGCGCTGTCCGATCTCCTGGAATTGTCGCGCAACCTCGATCCCGGCGATTTCCGCCAGACCGTGCAGAAAATCGCGCTCTATAAATATCGCGATGACAGCCCCCTGACGCCCGCCGAGGTGCAGGTGAATGCCCCCCTCAGCCAAGAGGCGGATGTGGATGAGATCTTGCATGCGGTCGCCGAATCGCGGCTGACCGACATCGCCACGCTGCTGGCACGGCTGCAAGGGCAAGGCGTGACGCCGGTATCGCTGTGCATCGGGGCGACGCGGCACTTCCGTACGCTGCATGCCGCCTGCGCCGATCCCGGCGGGCCGGGGGCGGGTATCGCGAAACTGCGCCCGCCAGTCTTTGGCCCGCGCCGCGACAAGATGCTGAAACAGGCGCAGGACTGGGGCCTGCCCCGGCTGGAAGACGCGCTGAGCCGCCTGACCGAAACGGACCTGACGCTGCGATCCGCGTCGCGCGCGCCGAATATGGCGCTGATCGAACGCACGTTCATCCAGCTTGCGATGCTGGCCCGGGCGAAACGGCGGTAAGGTGGGGTTTGATCCTCTATGGAATTGTCGGCAGTGCATCGGGGGGCCGCAGCAATAATGTGCGTGGAAATCGCAATTTCCAGGATCCCAAGCGTAGGGCCC harbors:
- the leuS gene encoding leucine--tRNA ligase translates to MVSQHDARYQPQELERTWQAAWDRADVFTAQRDPSKPKYYVLEMFPYPSGRIHMGHVRNYTMGDVVARYKLARGFSVLHPMGWDAFGMPAENAAMEQGGHPKDWTYNNINVMRGQMKPLGLSIDWSREFATCDPEYYGQQQAMFIDMLAAGLVYRKNAVVNWDPVDMTVLANEQVIDGKGWRSGADVERRELTQWFFRISDYSAELLAALDGLPDWPEKVRLMQKNWIGQSRGLQFAFSTVDAPEGFDRIEVYTTRPDTLMGASFVAVSPDHPLARHLERHDAGVAAFVADCRRTGTTEEALEKAEKRGLNTGLRVRHPFDTEWELPVYIANFILMDYGTGAIFGVPAHDQRDMDFARKYDLPVHDVFHAQDDETPVDGTAFVPPKTEPVRYIRGFAGAEVQTGADAVEAAIAFCEERGIGRGVTQYRLRDWGLSRQRYWGCPIPVVHCDTCGVVPERKKNLPIALPYDEDGAPIDFSIPGNPLGRHPTWSQCTCPECGAPARRETDTMDTFVDSSWYYARFTAPRATTPTDLAEAEYWMNVDQYIGGVEHAILHLLYSRFFARAMAKTGHLPVRAIEPFNALFTQGMVTHEIYLTRDASGRAVYHLPEDVTDGKLADGTAVTIIPSAKMSKSKKNVVDPVNIITAFGADTARWFVMSDSPPERDVEWTSAGAEAAFKHLSRVWALADRIAAMPADTGSGDEDLLRAMHRAIDSITKSIESFAFNKAIADLYSLTNTLSKSQAGADTQTHVMRTLSQLMAPMVPHLAEDIWARLGGEGLAVQAPWPVADPAMLVADTLILPIQINGKRRSEITVPAEATKQEVEKMALADDAVIKALAGATPKKLIVVPGRIVNVVV
- the lptE gene encoding LPS assembly lipoprotein LptE, with translation MSLSDSHAFVTGRRVTRRAACLLLTGAALAACGFTPVHAPGGTGAALRGQVAAAAPQTRADFAFVAALEDRLGRATAPRYQLGYTIMLRRIGGADVRDLGDTRFQLAGTLDYRLTETGGGTQVASGRVDSTAAYSSTSTQLATLSAAEDAEARLMRILADQLVPRLMIALDGRAP
- the holA gene encoding DNA polymerase III subunit delta; the encoded protein is MKLTGRDASRYFAQPDPKRAGLLIFGADAMRVALRRQEVISALIGPEGDAEMRLTRLQAGDLRRDAAAVHDAVKAQGFFPGPRVVFVEDATDTITDALAAALTDWAAGDAHIVVTGGALKATSKLRKLFEGARTTVAIGLYDDPPSREEVEATLRDAGLRDITPDALSDLLELSRNLDPGDFRQTVQKIALYKYRDDSPLTPAEVQVNAPLSQEADVDEILHAVAESRLTDIATLLARLQGQGVTPVSLCIGATRHFRTLHAACADPGGPGAGIAKLRPPVFGPRRDKMLKQAQDWGLPRLEDALSRLTETDLTLRSASRAPNMALIERTFIQLAMLARAKRR